One genomic window of Methanosalsum zhilinae DSM 4017 includes the following:
- the pyrB gene encoding aspartate carbamoyltransferase, which yields MKFTNMDIISMKDFSRDMIDHILDTAEKLEPVARGKERSDILQGLVLSLLFFEPSTRTRMSFESAMVRAGGSVLNMGSVEASSISKGETLADTIRVIDGYADAIVLRHPKEGSARMAAEYSSVPVINAGDGAGQHPTQTLLDLYTIRRESHLEGIKIAIAGDLKYGRTAHSLCYALSLYGADITLVSPESLRMPEEIIEDLRSHDINVYQTSSMEEVISDIDVLYATRIQKERFPDPTEYQKVAASLKIVPQLLDEAKEGLKIMHPLPRINEIDPQIDETPHATYFRQSFYGVPVRMALLSLVMGREP from the coding sequence TCGATCACATTCTGGATACTGCCGAAAAACTTGAACCTGTGGCAAGGGGTAAGGAAAGGTCAGATATTCTTCAGGGTCTTGTATTATCACTTCTTTTTTTTGAACCAAGTACCAGAACCAGGATGTCCTTCGAATCTGCAATGGTCAGGGCAGGTGGCAGCGTGCTCAATATGGGATCTGTAGAAGCAAGTTCAATTTCAAAAGGAGAAACTCTTGCTGATACTATCCGGGTAATAGATGGCTATGCAGATGCAATTGTTCTGCGACATCCCAAAGAAGGGTCCGCACGTATGGCAGCAGAATATTCATCTGTCCCTGTGATCAATGCCGGAGACGGTGCAGGCCAGCACCCGACCCAAACCCTGCTGGATCTTTATACAATCCGCAGGGAAAGTCATCTGGAGGGAATAAAAATAGCAATTGCAGGAGATCTCAAGTATGGAAGGACTGCACATTCACTCTGCTATGCGCTTTCGCTCTATGGTGCAGATATTACCCTGGTATCACCAGAAAGCCTTCGAATGCCGGAAGAAATAATAGAAGATCTCAGAAGCCACGACATAAATGTTTACCAGACATCTTCGATGGAGGAAGTAATATCTGACATTGATGTACTGTATGCCACACGAATACAGAAAGAGCGCTTCCCGGATCCAACCGAATATCAGAAAGTGGCAGCATCACTGAAAATAGTTCCACAGCTTCTTGATGAGGCAAAAGAGGGACTTAAAATAATGCACCCGTTACCCAGAATAAATGAAATTGACCCGCAGATAGACGAAACACCGCATGCCACTTATTTCAGGCAATCTTTCTACGGAGTTCCTGTAAGAATGGCTCTGCTGTCTCTTGTAATGGGGAGGGAACCGTGA